The Aggregatilinea lenta genome includes a region encoding these proteins:
- the secY gene encoding preprotein translocase subunit SecY, with protein MIEALQNAFRLPDLRRKMLYTALILIVYQFAAHVTVPGVDRAVLDRLFNGDESGFLSVLNLLSGGAVSNFSVIANGVYPYITASIILQLLVPIIPALEQLAKEPGGQEKINGQYTYYLAIPMAALQSIGQINIFQSQIDQSSNAGTLIPGFGFGAGSDLLTTLSVIVTMTAGTLFAIWLGELITEQGIGNGISIIIFAGIVARVPANLYNLLETNFIFNLLAFVALTVVTVVVIVVIQEGVRRIPVQYGKRVRGRKMYGGGTTHIPLKVNTAGMIPLIFAQSIVTFPAIIAGFFSGSTAVKIQDIFGNQQGFIYWFLYFWLVVGFTYFYTGVMIQNQNLAENLQKNGGFIPGIRPGRRTQEYINRIVNRITLVGAVFLGAVAILPGIMSVVQTLVLGQAATNRNPALVISSAGLIIVVGVVIDTMRQLEAQLMMRNYDGFMR; from the coding sequence ATGATTGAAGCGCTGCAAAATGCATTTCGGTTGCCGGACCTCCGGCGGAAAATGCTATATACCGCGCTGATCCTGATCGTCTACCAGTTTGCTGCCCATGTGACCGTGCCCGGTGTCGACCGGGCCGTGCTCGACCGGCTGTTTAATGGCGACGAGTCAGGTTTTCTGAGCGTGCTCAACCTGCTCTCAGGCGGTGCTGTCTCAAACTTCAGTGTCATCGCAAACGGCGTGTATCCGTATATTACGGCGTCGATTATCTTGCAGCTCCTGGTGCCGATCATCCCTGCGCTTGAGCAGCTGGCCAAGGAACCGGGTGGGCAGGAGAAGATCAACGGGCAGTACACCTACTACCTGGCAATTCCGATGGCCGCGCTTCAGTCAATCGGGCAGATCAACATCTTCCAGAGCCAGATCGACCAGTCGTCCAACGCCGGAACGCTCATCCCCGGGTTCGGGTTTGGCGCGGGCAGCGACCTGCTGACTACGCTTTCGGTGATCGTCACGATGACGGCTGGTACCCTGTTTGCGATCTGGCTGGGTGAGCTGATCACCGAGCAGGGTATCGGCAACGGTATCTCGATCATCATCTTCGCCGGAATCGTGGCACGTGTGCCCGCGAACTTGTACAACCTGCTGGAGACGAACTTCATCTTCAACCTGCTGGCGTTTGTCGCTCTCACGGTCGTGACCGTGGTGGTGATTGTCGTCATTCAGGAGGGGGTGCGCAGAATACCAGTGCAATATGGAAAGCGAGTCCGTGGCCGTAAGATGTACGGCGGCGGCACGACCCATATTCCGCTGAAGGTCAACACGGCAGGCATGATCCCCCTGATCTTCGCGCAGTCGATCGTGACGTTCCCGGCGATCATCGCCGGGTTCTTCAGCGGCAGCACGGCGGTCAAGATCCAGGACATCTTCGGCAACCAGCAAGGGTTTATCTACTGGTTCCTTTACTTCTGGCTGGTGGTAGGCTTCACCTACTTCTATACCGGCGTAATGATCCAGAACCAGAACTTGGCGGAGAATCTGCAAAAGAACGGCGGGTTCATCCCCGGCATCCGGCCTGGGCGGCGCACGCAGGAATACATCAACCGGATCGTCAACCGGATCACCCTGGTGGGTGCGGTGTTTCTGGGCGCGGTCGCCATTTTGCCCGGTATCATGAGCGTAGTGCAGACCCTGGTGCTGGGGCAGGCGGCGACGAACCGCAACCCGGCGCTGGTCATCAGCAGCGCCGGCCTGATCATCGTGGTCGGTGTGGTGATCGACACGATGCGCCAGCTCGAAGCGCAGTTGATGATGCGCAACTACGACGGCTTCATGCGCTAA
- the map gene encoding type I methionyl aminopeptidase: MQRTAVIPKTADELLIMREAGRITAMALHAMREAVRPGISTKALDDIAAEVIRKHHATAAFLGYPPGSAHPFPATVTTSINEELVHGIPSPDRILEEGDIVSLDCGAIYKGYVGDSALTVGVGTISDEAQQLLKVTEEALHIGLEQARAGNETSDISRAVQAYVEEHGFSVVREYTGHGVGQTMHEPPQVPNWWPRGRQRVRGWQSVWLEPGITFAVEPMVNVGQPETRTLGDHWTVVTRDGSLCAHFEHTIAIAPSGPPLILTAL; encoded by the coding sequence ATGCAGCGTACAGCAGTAATTCCAAAGACGGCGGACGAACTCCTGATCATGCGCGAAGCCGGGCGCATCACGGCGATGGCGCTCCATGCCATGCGCGAGGCAGTTCGCCCCGGCATCAGCACCAAAGCGCTGGATGACATCGCGGCGGAAGTGATCCGCAAGCACCACGCGACCGCGGCGTTTCTGGGCTACCCGCCCGGCAGCGCCCATCCCTTCCCGGCCACAGTCACTACCTCCATCAACGAGGAGCTGGTGCACGGCATCCCCTCGCCGGATCGCATCTTGGAGGAGGGCGATATCGTCAGCCTGGACTGCGGCGCGATCTACAAGGGGTACGTGGGCGATTCAGCCCTGACGGTGGGCGTCGGCACGATCTCTGACGAGGCGCAGCAGTTGCTGAAGGTCACGGAAGAGGCGCTGCATATCGGTCTGGAGCAAGCCCGCGCCGGTAACGAGACGAGTGACATCTCGCGGGCGGTGCAGGCGTACGTCGAGGAGCACGGGTTCAGCGTCGTGCGCGAATATACCGGTCACGGTGTGGGTCAGACGATGCACGAACCGCCCCAGGTCCCCAACTGGTGGCCGCGCGGACGACAACGCGTGCGCGGCTGGCAGAGCGTCTGGCTGGAACCGGGCATCACGTTTGCCGTCGAGCCGATGGTCAACGTCGGGCAGCCCGAAACGCGGACGCTGGGCGATCACTGGACGGTGGTGACACGTGACGGCTCGCTGTGCGCGCACTTCGAGCACACGATCGCCATCGCGCCGAGCGGTCCGCCGCTGATTCTGACGGCATTGTAA
- the rpsM gene encoding 30S ribosomal protein S13 codes for MARIEGVDLPRNKRVEVALTYIYGIGDTRSQGILGATGINPDTRVKDLTEAEIQSLREAIANFRVEGELRREVQLNIKRLIEIGSYRGLRHRRNLPVHGQRTKTNARTRKGPKKTVAGRGRRRGAKKK; via the coding sequence ATGGCACGTATTGAAGGTGTGGACCTCCCGCGCAATAAGCGCGTCGAAGTGGCACTCACCTATATCTACGGCATTGGCGATACACGCAGCCAGGGTATCCTGGGCGCGACCGGGATCAACCCCGACACGCGCGTCAAGGACCTGACCGAGGCTGAAATCCAGTCTCTGCGTGAAGCGATTGCCAATTTCCGTGTTGAAGGTGAGCTGCGCCGCGAGGTTCAGCTCAACATCAAGCGACTGATCGAAATCGGCAGCTACCGTGGCTTGCGCCATCGCCGCAATTTGCCGGTGCATGGCCAGCGCACCAAGACCAACGCGCGTACGCGCAAGGGCCCCAAGAAGACGGTTGCCGGTCGTGGTCGTCGTCGCGGCGCGAAGAAGAAGTAA
- the rpsK gene encoding 30S ribosomal protein S11, translating into MGRTRRGPRRGGPKKVRKNIPYGQAHIQATFNNTIVSMSDQQGNVVAWASAGTAGFKGSRKSTPYAARMVAQQAAENAKEHGMQEVDVFVKGPGPGRESAIRAIQASGVKVRSITDVTPVPHNGVRPPKKRRV; encoded by the coding sequence ATGGGACGTACACGGAGAGGGCCACGCCGCGGCGGGCCGAAGAAGGTCAGAAAGAATATCCCGTACGGACAGGCGCACATCCAGGCCACGTTCAACAACACGATCGTCTCGATGAGCGATCAGCAGGGCAACGTGGTGGCGTGGGCCAGTGCGGGAACCGCCGGCTTCAAGGGCAGCCGCAAGAGCACGCCCTATGCCGCGCGTATGGTCGCGCAGCAGGCCGCCGAGAACGCCAAAGAGCACGGCATGCAGGAAGTGGATGTGTTTGTCAAAGGGCCTGGTCCCGGTCGTGAATCAGCGATTCGCGCCATTCAGGCGAGCGGCGTCAAGGTACGCTCCATCACGGACGTGACGCCCGTCCCGCACAACGGGGTGCGCCCGCCCAAGAAGCGGCGCGTCTAG
- the rpsD gene encoding 30S ribosomal protein S4, translating to MARYTGPVCKLCRRDGEKLFLKGARCLSAKCSVERRAYPPGQHGKDAQFRRGRGSDYSLQLREKQKARRVYGVLERQFRRYFSEALRRPGLTGSNLLTILESRLDNVVYRLGWADSRAHARQIVQHGHIAVNGRRTNIPSYLVRPDDVVAIREQSRSRQYFKELRAYMEDRPQAPEWLSVNMGAMEGTVLRVPERRDVDLPLNEQLIVEYYSR from the coding sequence ATGGCACGTTATACTGGACCTGTTTGTAAGCTTTGCCGCCGCGATGGCGAGAAGCTCTTCCTAAAGGGTGCGCGCTGCCTGTCAGCGAAATGCTCGGTGGAACGCCGCGCCTATCCCCCCGGTCAACATGGCAAGGATGCCCAGTTCCGCCGTGGTCGCGGCTCTGACTATTCGCTGCAGCTGCGCGAAAAGCAAAAGGCACGCCGTGTGTACGGTGTTCTGGAGCGCCAGTTTCGCCGCTATTTCAGTGAAGCGCTGCGGCGTCCGGGCCTGACCGGCTCGAACCTGCTGACGATCCTGGAAAGCCGTCTGGACAACGTTGTGTACCGTCTGGGCTGGGCCGATTCTCGCGCGCATGCGCGCCAGATAGTGCAGCACGGCCATATCGCGGTCAATGGCCGCCGGACGAACATTCCGTCTTATCTGGTGCGTCCCGATGACGTGGTGGCTATTCGTGAACAAAGCCGGAGCCGCCAGTATTTCAAAGAACTACGCGCCTACATGGAAGATCGTCCCCAGGCTCCTGAGTGGCTGAGTGTCAACATGGGCGCCATGGAGGGCACTGTGCTGCGCGTGCCGGAACGTCGTGATGTCGATCTTCCGCTCAACGAGCAGCTCATCGTCGAATATTACTCGCGCTAA